Part of the Pseudomonas lijiangensis genome is shown below.
CTCATTTTCCAGATGAGCCTTCAACAGCCCGGTAAAGTTTTCTTCCTTGAGCGGCGTGCGCTTCACGAAGCGCGCCACTTTTTCTCGCAGGTTGGATTCGGGGAACGAGAAGTACAGTTCGGCATGTTCATCCAGCAACCACTGCATCATGTTGTCGATGATGGTTGACGGGTTTTCAGCCATCAGGCCATCCAGCAGTGTCTGAGGCACTTCCCACCACGGCCAGTCCTTCGCTTTCGGCACCGACCTTGGCGCGACTTCCAGACTGCGGCCATTGATCAGATAGCGCTCGAACATCGGCATCAGTTCACCCGCCGAATCACCCAGCCCTTTCAGGATCGGATAGATATGCCGCCCATCCCAGAACCGGAAAAACACCTCGGTTTCGTCGGGCATTTTCACTTGGGTCAGGCTGCGCAGGTGTTCGAATACGGTATCGGGTTCCGAGCGCGATACGGCGAGCCAGCCCCAATCCTGAGCGTCAGTTTCGGCGATCCATTGCATGAAGCCAGCATCGGGTTTCAGCTCGACAAGGTAGGGCATCACGGGCTGCCAGTCGGCGTAAGGTGTGCCGCTCCAGATCGGGATCAGTTGCGGCGCATGGCTTTGCTGGTAGAAGGCCTTGAGGGGCTCGGCGTCGCTGGCCGCACTGATGATCAGGTACAGGCGCTCGCCTGGTTGCAGCGGCTGTTCTGCCAGCCATGCCGTTGGGCTCAAAAGATCAGATTGCACAGGCACCGTCCTTGCACTTCTCGCATTCTTCACAGAACGGCGCGTTGCGTTTAAGCGTATTGATTTGCGCGGGTGTCAGCACTGCACCGGCTCTGGCGGCATCGGCCTGTTTCAACAATCCGGGCAGCAATGCCGCTATGCCAGACCCGACGCCCGGGCTGCCGCCGGTATTGACGTTGACCACCGGCCCGCTGATTGTCACGCCACTGGCGTCGATTTTGACGAAGCTGCCACCCGCCTTGAACGTCAGCTCGCTACCGGCTTCCAGGACGATCTTGATGCCGCTGTCGAGGTGAATCTCCTGCCCGGCCTCAATGAACTGCCCTGTCCCGATCTTGACGTGCTGGTTGGTCGCAACAGTCAGGTGATCGTCGGCCCGAGCTTCGACCTTGCGGTCGGCATAGGTCGTGTGATGTTCCTCAGCCTTGAACTCGCTGTAGCTGTTCTGCTCGACGGTGTCGTGGCGTTCGTTGCCGACGCGGATCTTCTGGTCGTGCTCGACGTTCTCGTCCCAGTCGCGCTGGGCGTGGAGGTAGATCTGTTCCTGACCTTTCTTGTCCTCGATGCGCAGTTCGTTGTAACCGCCGCCGCCCGGTGAACTCAGGGTCTTGAAGGTGCTGCGGGTCTTGTTGGTCGGCAGTTCGTAGGGGACGACGTTTTCCTTGTGGTACAGGCAGCCGCTGATCAGCGGTTGATCGGGGTCGCCTTCCAGGAAGCTGACCAGTACTTCCATGCCGATGCGCGGGATGGCGATGCCGCCGTACTGGGCGCCGGCCCAGGCGGACGAGACGCGCAGCCAGCAACTGGTCTTGTCGTCGGCCTGGCCTTCGCGGTCCCAGTGGAACTGGACCTTGACGCGGCCATATTGGTCGCAGTGGATTTCTTCACCTTTCGGGCCGGTCACCACGGCGCTCTGGCTGCCCAGGATGCGCGGTTTGGGGTGCAGCAGCGGCGGGCGGTTGGGCACGTCCCAGGGCGTGGCCTGGAAGCGGTTGCGATAACCCTGATGGAAATCGTCCTTGAGAGTCGTGGTGTCGCTGGTGACCGACTCTTCCAGCACTTGAGGCTGTTTGCCCTCGTGGATGATTTCGGTCAGCAGCCACAGGTCGTTCCATTTGGCCTTGGGGTGTTGGGTCAGGGCGAGGAAGTGGCCGCTGACCAGCAACGGTTGATCACTTTTGCCTTCGGCCAGCTGGTAGTCGCTGCGATGACGCTCAAGGGCGCGCTTGGCCAGGTGCTTGCCGCGCTCGCGGTCCACGAAGCGGCCCGGATAGTCGTAGTCTTCGAGGTCGGGCAGGGCGTTGCCACGGTTTTCGCTTTCCAGCGTCAGGCGCGGTTTCTCGAAGTCGTAGTCGCGGCGGGTGGTGCGGCTGGTACGGGTTTCCAGGCGCAGGTCGAAGCGCTTGATGACCGGGTCGTTGGCGACCAGGCCGGAGTCTTGCTGATAGGCCACAGGGGCGAGTTTCGGGAACACCGTCTGGTCATCGCCGAACACCAGCTTGTGGCCCGTGCTGCTGTGCTGGAAGTGGTAGTGAATCCCTTCTTCCTCGCACAGGCGCTGGATGAAGTGCAGGTCCGATTCATCGTACTGAACGCAGTAGATGCGCTCGGGATAAACCGACCCGACCTTGAATTCGTAGGCGTTGCTCTGGATGCCATGCTCTTCGAGGACCTGGCCGATGATTTTCGGCACGCTGAGGTTCTGGAAGATGCGCTGGTTGATGCGGTGGGCCAGGTAGGACAGTTGCGGGCGAAGGGTCACCGAGTAACGGGTCAGTCGCTTGCCGGAATCACCCTGGGCGGCGCGATAGATCTGG
Proteins encoded:
- a CDS encoding DUF4123 domain-containing protein; translation: MQSDLLSPTAWLAEQPLQPGERLYLIISAASDAEPLKAFYQQSHAPQLIPIWSGTPYADWQPVMPYLVELKPDAGFMQWIAETDAQDWGWLAVSRSEPDTVFEHLRSLTQVKMPDETEVFFRFWDGRHIYPILKGLGDSAGELMPMFERYLINGRSLEVAPRSVPKAKDWPWWEVPQTLLDGLMAENPSTIIDNMMQWLLDEHAELYFSFPESNLREKVARFVKRTPLKEENFTGLLKAHLENEVAA
- a CDS encoding type VI secretion system Vgr family protein, which gives rise to MFAPANQTHFSLTVEGLNSDLQVLALNGREAISQPFVFDVELVSEQPSLDLETLLHKPAFLQLSPDGSGIHGQIYRAAQGDSGKRLTRYSVTLRPQLSYLAHRINQRIFQNLSVPKIIGQVLEEHGIQSNAYEFKVGSVYPERIYCVQYDESDLHFIQRLCEEEGIHYHFQHSSTGHKLVFGDDQTVFPKLAPVAYQQDSGLVANDPVIKRFDLRLETRTSRTTRRDYDFEKPRLTLESENRGNALPDLEDYDYPGRFVDRERGKHLAKRALERHRSDYQLAEGKSDQPLLVSGHFLALTQHPKAKWNDLWLLTEIIHEGKQPQVLEESVTSDTTTLKDDFHQGYRNRFQATPWDVPNRPPLLHPKPRILGSQSAVVTGPKGEEIHCDQYGRVKVQFHWDREGQADDKTSCWLRVSSAWAGAQYGGIAIPRIGMEVLVSFLEGDPDQPLISGCLYHKENVVPYELPTNKTRSTFKTLSSPGGGGYNELRIEDKKGQEQIYLHAQRDWDENVEHDQKIRVGNERHDTVEQNSYSEFKAEEHHTTYADRKVEARADDHLTVATNQHVKIGTGQFIEAGQEIHLDSGIKIVLEAGSELTFKAGGSFVKIDASGVTISGPVVNVNTGGSPGVGSGIAALLPGLLKQADAARAGAVLTPAQINTLKRNAPFCEECEKCKDGACAI